The Brevibacillus brevis genome contains a region encoding:
- the def gene encoding peptide deformylase, whose product MAERMIVRLGDPVLRETSKRVPSITPQVEKILDDMAQTIYAAKGRAGLSAIQIGIPKRLVVMDCGSGLIELINPVLIEKSGEQVGEEACLSIPGVFGIVRRANYVKVQTLNRQGETKTIEAEEFLARCIQHEMDHLEGILFIDHTEELYYVKTGKKLNRKDLHRIQIASGKKWWK is encoded by the coding sequence ATGGCTGAACGCATGATCGTTCGCCTGGGGGACCCTGTCTTGCGTGAAACTTCAAAAAGAGTACCATCCATTACTCCACAGGTTGAAAAGATTTTGGATGATATGGCCCAAACGATTTACGCGGCGAAAGGTCGAGCAGGTTTGTCTGCGATCCAGATTGGCATCCCGAAGCGTTTAGTTGTGATGGATTGCGGTAGCGGCTTGATTGAACTGATCAATCCGGTGTTGATTGAAAAATCAGGTGAGCAGGTAGGGGAAGAAGCTTGTCTTTCGATACCGGGTGTTTTTGGAATCGTTCGTCGGGCGAATTATGTCAAAGTTCAGACGTTGAACCGCCAAGGAGAAACAAAGACAATCGAAGCCGAAGAATTCCTTGCTCGGTGTATTCAGCACGAGATGGACCATTTGGAAGGAATATTGTTTATTGATCATACGGAAGAGCTCTACTATGTAAAAACAGGAAAGAAATTGAATCGCAAGGATCTGCATCGTATACAGATTGCAAGTGGAAAAAAATGGTGGAAATAA
- a CDS encoding FMN-binding glutamate synthase family protein encodes MAGNWIPFLIGSFVGSMAALIVVGLLLICLFRPLTQWVLARFMKRLMSDRYPENIFEMVSAMTKVSPRYVLENSLRATTGQAIERPFGSPRKFLNFDSLIFSPAQLAVLPSSEDTEVDMQITIGPMAKKPLTLDIPLMVGAMGYGIGVSEDVKIALAKGTAAVGTLTNTGEGPLLPEERKFAKHLMIQYNSGKWGKEPEILRQADAIEIHFGQGATAAAASFIPAEYIQGRAAEIMGVQDEEMIVIPSRHPEVSKPEDLKKLVDNLRTITDGVPIGVKICASAILEKDLEIAIRAGVDFISIDGGQAGTKGGPPILEDDFGLPTIYALTRAVRYLKKKGVKDRITLLSGGGYNTPGECLKAIALGADGIFMGTAVLWAMTHDQVTKAIPWEPPTELVTYPGSLKNKFDPDSATKYLANFFLSFVDEMEIAILALGKTSIREVTAADMVSLDEMTSKVTKVPLAYHSSSSS; translated from the coding sequence ATGGCTGGCAACTGGATTCCGTTTTTAATCGGCTCCTTTGTAGGATCGATGGCTGCACTCATCGTGGTGGGACTGCTTTTGATCTGTCTTTTTCGACCTCTCACCCAGTGGGTACTCGCCAGGTTCATGAAGCGCCTTATGTCAGACCGCTATCCGGAAAATATTTTTGAGATGGTCTCCGCAATGACCAAAGTCAGTCCACGCTACGTTTTGGAGAACAGCTTGCGTGCAACTACTGGACAAGCCATCGAACGTCCTTTCGGAAGTCCGCGCAAGTTCTTGAACTTTGATAGCCTGATTTTTTCTCCTGCACAGCTGGCCGTGCTGCCTTCGAGCGAGGATACAGAAGTGGATATGCAAATCACGATTGGACCCATGGCAAAAAAGCCGTTAACCTTGGACATACCGCTCATGGTAGGCGCGATGGGGTACGGTATCGGTGTGAGTGAAGATGTAAAAATCGCGTTGGCAAAAGGTACGGCTGCAGTAGGGACTTTGACGAATACAGGGGAAGGTCCGTTATTACCGGAAGAAAGGAAATTCGCCAAGCATCTGATGATCCAATACAACTCGGGAAAGTGGGGGAAAGAGCCGGAAATTTTGCGACAGGCGGACGCCATCGAAATCCATTTTGGGCAGGGGGCGACTGCAGCTGCCGCGAGTTTTATCCCCGCTGAATATATCCAGGGAAGAGCTGCTGAAATCATGGGTGTTCAGGATGAAGAAATGATCGTCATTCCTTCGCGGCATCCGGAAGTATCGAAGCCGGAGGATCTCAAGAAGCTCGTTGACAATTTGCGAACAATAACAGATGGTGTACCGATTGGCGTCAAAATCTGTGCGAGTGCCATTCTTGAAAAAGACCTGGAGATCGCGATCCGAGCCGGTGTAGATTTTATTAGTATCGATGGCGGACAAGCGGGGACAAAAGGAGGACCTCCCATCCTGGAGGATGATTTCGGTTTGCCGACGATTTATGCCCTGACCCGGGCGGTGCGCTATTTGAAGAAAAAAGGTGTGAAAGACCGAATTACCTTATTGTCTGGGGGCGGATATAACACCCCGGGTGAGTGCCTGAAAGCAATTGCTTTGGGAGCAGACGGCATATTTATGGGGACAGCAGTTTTGTGGGCGATGACTCATGATCAGGTGACAAAAGCAATACCGTGGGAACCGCCGACTGAACTGGTCACCTATCCAGGGAGCTTGAAAAACAAATTCGACCCCGATTCAGCCACGAAATACTTGGCTAACTTTTTCCTCTCGTTTGTGGATGAGATGGAAATAGCCATCCTCGCGCTGGGGAAAACATCTATTCGTGAAGTTACGGCTGCGGATATGGTCTCACTCGATGAGATGACGAGCAAAGTGACGAAAGTACCCCTTGCCTATCATTCATCCTCTTCCAGTTAG
- a CDS encoding YqjF family protein has translation MGGIRIEQRIIQIKSAGQYNGWTMTQTWEHLLFLHWAISPTSIKALIPAGLELDTYDGKAWISIIPFLLSGVRLRRMPSVPFTTTFPEINVRTYVKAKGKTGVYFLSLDTSNPLVIKIARFWYRLPYYSAQMAFHRQGDRIDFTSRRLSGLPQSPWFEGSYQPHADRFFAKEGTLMHWLTERYTLFCTCNRTKQIMYADVVHEPWQLQETAFHIRENSMTANLSIPLTDSPHLALYSRGVQSLVWPIRSLADLSSDQGGYS, from the coding sequence ATGGGAGGGATTCGGATCGAACAGAGGATCATCCAAATCAAATCGGCTGGACAGTATAACGGATGGACCATGACGCAGACGTGGGAGCATCTTCTTTTTTTACATTGGGCGATTTCCCCAACATCTATCAAAGCGCTGATACCAGCCGGACTTGAGCTCGATACTTACGATGGCAAGGCATGGATCAGCATTATCCCGTTTTTGCTGAGTGGCGTGCGCTTGCGTCGGATGCCATCCGTACCATTCACGACGACTTTCCCTGAAATCAATGTGCGGACGTATGTGAAGGCAAAAGGGAAGACGGGTGTGTATTTTCTTTCGCTGGATACGTCAAATCCGCTAGTAATCAAGATTGCGAGATTTTGGTACCGACTGCCTTATTATTCGGCCCAAATGGCTTTTCATCGCCAAGGGGATCGGATCGATTTTACCTCTCGACGTCTATCTGGTCTACCTCAGTCTCCCTGGTTCGAAGGCAGCTATCAGCCTCACGCTGACAGATTTTTCGCCAAAGAGGGAACGCTGATGCATTGGCTGACAGAGCGATACACGCTCTTTTGCACGTGTAACAGAACGAAGCAAATTATGTATGCAGACGTGGTGCATGAGCCGTGGCAGCTACAGGAGACAGCCTTTCATATTCGTGAAAACTCGATGACCGCAAACCTGTCAATTCCACTCACGGATTCTCCGCATCTAGCACTGTATTCACGTGGGGTACAAAGTCTGGTTTGGCCGATTCGCAGTTTAGCGGATCTATCTTCGGATCAGGGAGGTTATTCGTGA
- a CDS encoding homoserine dehydrogenase, which translates to MKRWSIMVTGFGTVGQQVARLLEQRRERYRELYQADVRLVGIVRSASGLYDENGIDSGIWEDYAHTKQAWDPSWDALEFIKSAQADVLIEAGPSEKEGGPGLTYIRYALENAMHAIAISKGALVVDYAGLAALAKKHGVALKVSGATAAALPTIDLLQYNLAGCEVKRVEGIFTGTTNFVLTKMMEEGLSCVETVELAQKMGIAEPDPSYDIDGWDTASKLTILANAAFGAQVKLLDVARASIREITSLQIETWKKHSKIPKLIGTIQKEANGAVSVAVELCAVDLTHPFASVSGTTKAIRVVTDVMGDLLVVGGKSDPVAAAAAALKDLEHIISR; encoded by the coding sequence ATGAAGCGTTGGAGTATTATGGTAACAGGCTTTGGAACAGTAGGACAGCAGGTAGCCAGACTGCTGGAGCAGAGACGGGAGCGGTACCGCGAGCTATATCAAGCGGATGTCAGACTCGTGGGAATCGTTCGTTCGGCTTCCGGCCTCTATGATGAGAACGGAATCGATTCAGGAATATGGGAAGACTATGCTCATACAAAACAAGCATGGGACCCATCATGGGACGCGCTGGAATTTATCAAGTCAGCTCAAGCGGATGTGCTCATCGAGGCTGGTCCATCTGAAAAAGAGGGAGGACCCGGTCTGACTTATATTCGTTATGCATTGGAGAATGCCATGCATGCGATCGCGATTTCAAAAGGCGCGCTTGTTGTCGATTATGCTGGCTTAGCCGCTTTAGCCAAAAAACATGGCGTCGCGTTGAAAGTGAGTGGAGCAACAGCAGCAGCTCTGCCGACGATCGATCTTTTGCAGTATAATCTGGCAGGCTGTGAAGTAAAACGAGTCGAAGGCATTTTTACAGGAACGACTAACTTCGTGCTCACAAAAATGATGGAAGAGGGGCTCAGCTGTGTGGAAACTGTCGAGTTGGCTCAGAAGATGGGGATTGCCGAGCCAGACCCTTCTTACGATATCGATGGTTGGGATACAGCTTCGAAGCTTACGATCTTGGCAAACGCCGCTTTTGGCGCGCAAGTAAAACTGCTCGATGTCGCACGCGCAAGTATTCGCGAAATAACCTCGTTACAAATCGAGACGTGGAAAAAGCATTCGAAGATTCCCAAGCTGATCGGAACCATCCAAAAGGAAGCGAATGGCGCGGTTTCTGTCGCAGTTGAGCTTTGTGCAGTGGATCTTACCCACCCTTTTGCATCTGTATCAGGTACGACAAAAGCCATACGGGTAGTAACAGATGTCATGGGGGATTTATTGGTCGTTGGAGGAAAATCAGATCCTGTCGCGGCAGCAGCGGCTGCCTTGAAAGACCTTGAACATATCATTAGCAGATAG
- a CDS encoding acyltransferase, which translates to MARKERIGELDLIRAFAFLAVVYQHVIGVYIREPGLTEQVSIVYGMLFHLLKFAVPAFIFITGLVLFYNYAEKVNYISFTRKRITEILVPYGIWSVVYLYLMERPLGEGAAFVWNICKNFLTGTSSYHLWFVVMIFQFYLLYPFWQRVFELFRRFVTSRLRLVIALGVTGLVYGALMWFSARYIPAHGFRFDMNGLDTYFIKYRDRNAFYYFYYFLFGGLVAFTLPAFRAILKRYWQWIIVSVGALYAVIGYELFRDSGQGQINLNVATSLKPSMFLYTMACLLAVYALCLWMSKKQSKWTHWLGLLGKYSYGAYLIHALILTYLMKVLRELQLFHMGVWGSMAAFVLCSILSFAISYGLGKLPFGSWLVGAAEKKTKKIPSSQKEWQNAG; encoded by the coding sequence ATGGCTCGAAAAGAACGAATTGGTGAGTTGGATCTGATCCGGGCCTTTGCATTCTTGGCTGTGGTTTATCAGCATGTCATTGGTGTGTATATCCGTGAGCCGGGACTGACAGAGCAGGTGTCGATCGTCTACGGAATGTTGTTTCATTTGCTAAAATTCGCGGTACCAGCATTCATTTTCATCACGGGTCTTGTTTTGTTTTACAACTACGCCGAAAAAGTAAACTATATTTCCTTCACGCGTAAGCGGATAACGGAGATTTTGGTTCCGTATGGAATTTGGTCAGTGGTGTATCTTTACTTGATGGAGAGACCCTTGGGTGAGGGAGCGGCGTTCGTCTGGAATATATGCAAAAATTTCCTGACAGGGACATCCTCGTATCATCTGTGGTTCGTCGTGATGATTTTTCAGTTTTATCTTTTGTATCCGTTTTGGCAAAGAGTATTTGAACTTTTTCGCAGATTCGTGACAAGTCGCTTGCGTCTTGTTATCGCTCTTGGTGTGACTGGATTGGTTTATGGGGCCCTGATGTGGTTTTCAGCGCGGTACATTCCGGCGCACGGTTTCCGTTTCGATATGAATGGACTTGATACGTACTTCATCAAATACCGCGATCGAAATGCATTCTATTATTTCTATTACTTTTTGTTCGGTGGCCTGGTCGCCTTCACGCTGCCTGCATTTCGTGCCATCCTGAAAAGATACTGGCAATGGATCATCGTTTCAGTTGGTGCCCTGTATGCAGTCATTGGTTATGAACTTTTCCGTGATTCAGGGCAAGGCCAGATCAATTTAAACGTCGCGACATCCTTGAAACCGTCCATGTTCCTCTATACAATGGCTTGCTTATTGGCTGTGTACGCTCTTTGCCTATGGATGAGCAAAAAGCAGTCAAAATGGACACATTGGCTAGGACTCCTTGGGAAGTATTCGTATGGAGCTTATTTAATTCATGCGCTAATTTTGACTTACTTGATGAAGGTTTTACGCGAGCTTCAGCTTTTTCACATGGGCGTGTGGGGAAGTATGGCAGCATTCGTTTTGTGCTCTATTCTTTCTTTTGCCATATCATATGGGCTGGGAAAACTGCCGTTTGGTTCCTGGCTGGTGGGGGCAGCAGAGAAAAAGACAAAAAAGATTCCGTCCTCTCAAAAAGAATGGCAAAACGCAGGTTAA
- a CDS encoding cold-shock protein, with the protein MQTNGTVKWFNTEKGFGFIQVEGGDDVFVHFSAIQGDGFKTLDEGQKVQFNIVQGNRGPQAENVVKL; encoded by the coding sequence ATGCAAACGAACGGAACAGTAAAATGGTTTAACACAGAAAAAGGTTTCGGTTTCATTCAAGTAGAAGGCGGAGACGATGTATTCGTACACTTCAGCGCAATCCAAGGTGACGGTTTCAAAACTTTGGACGAAGGTCAAAAAGTTCAATTCAACATCGTTCAAGGCAACCGTGGCCCACAAGCTGAGAACGTAGTAAAACTGTAA
- a CDS encoding DMT family transporter has product MLFAYIQLALAMALVGSNISIGKEIVSHVPVFLFSELRFLLAIIILLPLLAMRGEWKTSWSREEGKVLFWQSFFGVLLFSICMLYGVQWTTATAAGIITSTVPACIALFSFWILKEKLHANSLVAIGFSVGGIGFITFTGSGGEQNWVSMLGNLLVFFAVVSEALFTIFAKRLSGKITPFQMTAAINVISFVLFLPFAIWESLRFDWSAVPANVWWLLVYYAFTASVLSFFLWYKGVEKVEASKAGLFTGMMPISAALVAVFFLNEAFTWMHGVGMLLVLASIFIGTQQPRRIRSSVES; this is encoded by the coding sequence ATGCTGTTTGCTTACATTCAGTTAGCCTTGGCTATGGCCCTGGTAGGAAGCAACATCTCCATCGGAAAAGAAATTGTTTCCCATGTTCCTGTGTTTTTGTTTTCGGAGCTGCGCTTTTTGCTTGCGATCATCATCCTATTGCCGCTGCTGGCTATGCGTGGAGAATGGAAAACGTCCTGGAGCCGTGAGGAAGGCAAGGTGTTATTCTGGCAGTCGTTTTTTGGCGTGTTGCTGTTTAGTATTTGCATGCTGTACGGCGTTCAATGGACGACTGCTACTGCAGCCGGTATCATTACGAGTACGGTACCAGCCTGCATCGCTTTGTTTTCGTTTTGGATTCTCAAGGAAAAATTACACGCCAACAGCTTAGTGGCGATCGGTTTTTCAGTAGGCGGCATCGGGTTCATTACGTTCACAGGAAGCGGAGGGGAGCAAAACTGGGTAAGCATGCTTGGCAATTTGCTCGTATTTTTTGCAGTCGTCAGCGAAGCGCTCTTCACGATTTTCGCCAAAAGACTTTCTGGGAAAATTACACCTTTTCAAATGACGGCTGCGATTAATGTCATCAGCTTTGTCTTGTTTCTTCCGTTTGCGATCTGGGAAAGCTTGCGGTTTGATTGGAGTGCCGTACCTGCAAATGTATGGTGGCTTCTTGTGTACTATGCGTTTACGGCCAGCGTCTTATCCTTTTTTCTCTGGTACAAAGGAGTGGAGAAGGTGGAGGCTTCCAAAGCGGGCTTGTTCACCGGTATGATGCCGATAAGTGCTGCTCTCGTGGCTGTCTTTTTCTTGAACGAAGCATTTACTTGGATGCACGGAGTGGGGATGCTCCTGGTGCTAGCTTCCATTTTTATCGGTACACAGCAGCCTCGTCGTATACGTTCGTCAGTTGAAAGCTAA
- a CDS encoding aminotransferase class I/II-fold pyridoxal phosphate-dependent enzyme has protein sequence MHSLASTLNETIQRENPHVYEMLSNIAKLIYFPKEGILSQSAEAKAKAKKYNATIGIALENGQPMHLKVIQDNLSAYQPKDIYEYAPPAGKPELRAAWRKKMIEEQPALANHTFSNPIVTNALTHGLSIVSDLFADSGDSVIIPDKNWENYELTFSIRRGAEMVYYPLYNDEMKFNAAALRDAILAQKDKGKAIVVLNFPNNPTGYTPGPEEGKQIVAALKEGAEAGINIVAVTDDAYFGLFFEDSMHESLFASLCDVHPRILPVKVDGATKEDYVWGFRVGFITYASPSSDLLSALEQKTMGIIRATLSSGSHPSQTFVLQAITAPEYKAQKQEKFDIMKGRANRTKEVLDSGKYDDVWTYYPFNSGYFMCLKLKTVEAETLRQHLLEQYGVGTIALGQTDLRIAFSCIEEENIADLFELVYSGVKDLENALTK, from the coding sequence ATGCATTCATTGGCATCAACGCTGAACGAAACCATCCAACGGGAAAACCCGCACGTGTATGAAATGCTTTCCAATATCGCCAAGCTGATTTATTTCCCAAAAGAGGGGATTCTCAGCCAGTCGGCAGAAGCGAAAGCAAAAGCGAAAAAGTACAACGCAACCATCGGGATTGCACTGGAAAACGGTCAACCGATGCATCTTAAGGTCATCCAGGATAACCTGTCTGCTTACCAGCCAAAAGACATTTACGAATATGCACCCCCAGCAGGAAAGCCTGAGCTGCGTGCAGCATGGCGTAAAAAAATGATCGAGGAACAGCCTGCACTGGCTAATCATACGTTTAGTAACCCAATCGTTACAAACGCATTGACGCATGGACTGAGCATCGTGTCTGACTTGTTCGCTGACAGCGGCGACAGTGTCATCATCCCGGACAAAAACTGGGAAAACTACGAGCTCACTTTTTCGATCCGCCGTGGTGCGGAAATGGTCTACTACCCATTGTATAACGACGAGATGAAGTTTAATGCTGCTGCTTTGCGTGATGCGATTCTCGCGCAAAAAGACAAAGGGAAAGCCATCGTCGTACTCAACTTCCCGAATAACCCAACTGGCTATACACCAGGTCCAGAGGAAGGAAAACAAATCGTCGCTGCACTCAAAGAAGGCGCTGAAGCGGGAATCAACATTGTTGCGGTGACAGATGACGCGTACTTCGGCTTGTTCTTTGAGGATTCCATGCACGAATCTCTCTTCGCTAGCCTGTGTGACGTTCACCCGCGTATTCTGCCTGTAAAAGTAGATGGGGCTACCAAAGAGGATTACGTATGGGGCTTCCGTGTTGGCTTCATTACGTATGCATCTCCATCCAGCGACTTGCTCAGCGCTTTGGAGCAGAAGACAATGGGAATCATCCGCGCGACTCTTTCCAGCGGATCCCATCCTTCCCAAACGTTTGTCCTGCAAGCAATCACTGCTCCGGAGTACAAAGCACAGAAGCAGGAGAAATTCGATATCATGAAAGGCCGCGCCAACCGCACCAAGGAAGTGCTCGACAGCGGTAAATACGATGACGTGTGGACCTACTATCCATTCAACTCTGGCTACTTCATGTGCCTCAAGCTAAAGACTGTTGAAGCAGAAACATTGCGCCAGCATTTGCTGGAACAGTACGGCGTCGGTACAATCGCTCTCGGTCAAACCGATTTGCGCATTGCATTCTCTTGCATTGAAGAAGAAAACATTGCGGACTTGTTCGAATTAGTCTACAGCGGTGTAAAAGATTTGGAAAATGCATTGACCAAATAA
- a CDS encoding rhodanese-like domain-containing protein has protein sequence MQNHTLTTIQLSEMLKQKVPVLLLDVRDAEKFITGSLVHENAPTRNVPYLLMKEQDKPFDEETEKLVKNVQIVTVCTTGNKAQKAAALLREHGFQANALEGGITAWKEQSNEAK, from the coding sequence TTGCAAAATCATACGTTAACAACCATACAATTATCAGAAATGCTCAAACAGAAAGTGCCCGTACTTTTATTGGACGTACGCGACGCCGAAAAATTTATAACCGGCAGCCTCGTTCATGAAAATGCACCGACTCGTAACGTTCCCTATCTTCTTATGAAAGAACAGGACAAGCCGTTCGATGAAGAAACCGAAAAACTTGTGAAAAATGTACAGATCGTTACCGTATGTACAACAGGTAACAAAGCTCAAAAGGCTGCCGCTCTGCTACGTGAGCATGGTTTTCAAGCAAATGCATTGGAAGGCGGCATAACCGCATGGAAGGAACAATCAAACGAAGCGAAATGA
- a CDS encoding CAP domain-containing protein, giving the protein MKRFGSVTIAMTLGLGLALTGFATSASAASTCPVPGGQFQYYMPQFQKAPNSQPFWNFYQQKQGFTPGQPMPVQQPMTPMQPAKPVQPTPVQPAPVQAAPAQPSNNVTQPAAPVNQADQAKAGDFAKQVADLVNQERAKAGLKPVQMDAALSKVALAKAQDMSANNYFDHNSPTYGSPFDMMKQFGIQYSTAGENIAMGQRSPQEVMTQWMNSEGHRQNIMNPAFTKIGVGFTNGYWVQEFIG; this is encoded by the coding sequence ATGAAACGTTTTGGTTCTGTTACAATCGCGATGACTCTTGGTCTGGGCTTGGCTCTAACAGGCTTCGCTACTTCTGCTTCGGCTGCTTCTACTTGTCCTGTTCCTGGCGGACAGTTCCAATATTATATGCCACAATTCCAAAAAGCTCCAAATTCCCAACCATTTTGGAACTTCTATCAACAAAAACAAGGCTTTACCCCTGGACAACCAATGCCAGTACAACAGCCAATGACGCCGATGCAACCTGCAAAGCCGGTACAACCAACTCCGGTTCAACCAGCACCAGTTCAAGCTGCACCAGCGCAACCTAGCAATAACGTCACTCAGCCTGCTGCTCCAGTAAATCAAGCGGATCAAGCAAAAGCTGGTGATTTTGCGAAACAAGTCGCGGATTTGGTAAACCAAGAACGTGCAAAAGCAGGTCTCAAGCCTGTTCAAATGGACGCAGCACTGTCCAAAGTAGCGTTGGCAAAAGCACAAGATATGTCTGCAAACAACTATTTTGACCACAACAGCCCAACGTACGGTTCGCCATTTGATATGATGAAGCAATTTGGCATCCAGTACTCGACTGCAGGTGAGAATATCGCCATGGGTCAACGCAGTCCTCAAGAAGTGATGACACAATGGATGAACAGTGAAGGTCACCGCCAAAATATTATGAACCCTGCGTTCACAAAAATTGGTGTAGGCTTCACAAATGGCTACTGGGTACAAGAATTTATCGGATAG
- a CDS encoding 2-phosphosulfolactate phosphatase gives MGVLGETPVCKQLDYTARFDWGYEGVEQVGAASDMIVIIDVLSFSTCVDIVTGRGGIVYPYQVKDESAVAFAKQKAALLAGKRGEPISLSPACLKTIPLRSRLVLPSPNGSTCTVLAKKTGAKVIAACMRNAPSVARYIQQQKGTVTVIACGERWGNGALRPAIEDMIAAGALLHELEGYRLSPEAEIAVAAFRSAQGHIPAYLQKCASGQELISMGYPEDVELAAQWNWSCTVPVLNNDFAYEAI, from the coding sequence GTGGGGGTTTTGGGAGAAACGCCTGTATGCAAACAACTAGACTATACGGCTCGCTTTGATTGGGGATATGAAGGGGTGGAACAGGTCGGGGCAGCTTCGGATATGATCGTCATTATCGATGTGCTCTCCTTCAGTACATGTGTCGATATCGTAACGGGACGCGGTGGTATCGTCTATCCTTATCAAGTAAAGGATGAGTCAGCTGTAGCATTCGCCAAACAAAAAGCAGCGCTGCTCGCTGGGAAACGTGGAGAACCAATCTCCCTTTCACCTGCTTGTCTGAAAACGATACCGCTGAGAAGTAGGTTGGTGTTACCCTCGCCAAATGGATCGACCTGCACCGTGTTGGCAAAGAAAACAGGGGCGAAGGTAATCGCTGCATGCATGCGAAATGCGCCATCTGTCGCCAGGTACATACAGCAGCAGAAAGGAACCGTAACGGTCATTGCTTGCGGTGAACGGTGGGGGAATGGAGCATTGCGACCCGCTATTGAGGATATGATAGCGGCAGGTGCATTGCTTCACGAATTGGAGGGATATCGATTGTCACCAGAGGCCGAAATAGCGGTGGCTGCCTTTCGATCGGCACAAGGTCATATTCCCGCTTACTTGCAGAAATGTGCTTCCGGCCAAGAACTGATCAGCATGGGGTACCCGGAAGATGTCGAACTTGCAGCACAATGGAATTGGAGCTGCACGGTTCCAGTCCTGAACAATGATTTTGCTTACGAAGCGATTTAA